A stretch of Anaeromyxobacter dehalogenans 2CP-1 DNA encodes these proteins:
- the cysS gene encoding cysteine--tRNA ligase: MSIQVHDTLTAQKRELVPLEPGKLRLYVCGPTVYDYSHLGHARCYVVWDVVVRHLRARGLEVRFVRNFTDVDDKIIQRANERGEDPIALASRFADAFHEDMDALGNLRPDVEPRVSGHIPEIVALIARLVERGFAYAPGNGDVYYAVRKFPEYGRLSKRNLDDLIAGARVEPGEAKRDPLDFALWKAAKPGEPAWESPWGKGRPGWHIECSAMTQKHLGAPIDLHAGGKDLVFPHHTNEIAQSVAATSDGLHAEDFARYWMHNGFVQIDDEKMSKSLGNFFTIRDVLARFDGEALRFFLLGTHYRRDFNFSDQVLAEAERRLSALYETVEKAERLGAGAAPAAEPAFVERARAALDDDFNTPQVLGIVAEAFTEANALADRKGKKSSEEKARLAAFARGARAVGAVLGILDRPPAQALTAIRDRAAARRGIDGGEVERSIAERAAARAAKDFARSDAIRDALLARGVVLMDGPQGTTWKVE; this comes from the coding sequence ATGAGCATCCAGGTCCACGACACCCTGACCGCGCAGAAGCGCGAGCTGGTCCCCCTCGAGCCGGGCAAGCTCCGGCTCTACGTGTGCGGCCCCACCGTCTACGACTACTCGCACCTCGGCCACGCCCGCTGCTACGTGGTCTGGGACGTGGTGGTCCGTCACCTGCGCGCGCGCGGCCTCGAGGTGCGCTTCGTCCGCAACTTCACCGACGTGGACGACAAGATCATCCAGCGCGCCAACGAGCGCGGCGAGGACCCCATCGCGCTCGCGTCGCGCTTCGCCGACGCGTTCCACGAGGACATGGACGCGCTCGGCAACCTGCGCCCCGACGTCGAGCCGCGGGTGTCCGGCCACATCCCGGAGATCGTCGCGCTGATCGCCCGGCTGGTGGAGCGAGGCTTCGCCTACGCGCCCGGGAACGGCGACGTCTACTACGCGGTCCGCAAGTTCCCCGAGTACGGGCGGCTCTCGAAGCGCAACCTGGACGACCTCATCGCCGGCGCGCGGGTGGAGCCGGGCGAGGCCAAGCGCGACCCGCTCGACTTCGCGCTGTGGAAGGCGGCGAAGCCGGGCGAGCCGGCCTGGGAGTCGCCCTGGGGCAAGGGCCGGCCGGGCTGGCACATCGAGTGCTCGGCCATGACCCAGAAGCACCTGGGCGCGCCCATCGACCTGCACGCCGGCGGCAAGGACCTGGTCTTCCCGCACCACACCAACGAGATCGCGCAGTCGGTGGCGGCCACCAGCGACGGCCTGCACGCCGAGGACTTCGCGCGGTACTGGATGCACAACGGCTTCGTCCAGATCGACGACGAGAAGATGTCGAAGTCGCTCGGCAACTTCTTCACCATCCGCGACGTGCTGGCCCGCTTCGACGGCGAGGCCCTGCGCTTCTTCCTGCTCGGCACGCACTACCGCCGCGACTTCAACTTCTCCGACCAGGTGCTGGCCGAGGCCGAGCGGCGCCTCTCCGCGCTCTACGAGACGGTGGAGAAGGCCGAGCGGCTGGGCGCGGGCGCGGCGCCGGCCGCGGAGCCCGCGTTCGTGGAGCGGGCGCGCGCCGCGCTCGACGACGACTTCAACACCCCGCAGGTGCTGGGCATCGTGGCCGAGGCGTTCACCGAGGCGAACGCCCTCGCGGATCGCAAGGGCAAGAAGTCGTCCGAGGAGAAGGCGCGGCTGGCCGCCTTCGCCCGCGGCGCGCGCGCGGTGGGCGCGGTGCTCGGGATCCTGGACCGCCCGCCGGCGCAGGCGCTCACGGCCATCCGCGACCGGGCGGCGGCGCGGCGGGGCATCGACGGCGGCGAGGTGGAGCGGTCCATCGCGGAGCGCGCGGCGGCGCGGGCGGCGAAGGACTTCGCGCGCTCCGACGCCATCCGCGACGCGCTCCTGGCCCGCGGCGTCGTC
- the ispD gene encoding 2-C-methyl-D-erythritol 4-phosphate cytidylyltransferase, with the protein MIRGERVIGILAAGGSGQRAGVAKQWLSLGGETVLRRSARVLAACDAVDGLVVVVPPGDEARGEAEVAGLGKPVRAVAGGPARADSVRNGLAAADGAVVLVHDAARPFASAGLAARVADAAARDGAALAALPATDTVKRAEAGAAVPRVLETLDRRTVWLAQTPQGFRRAVLEQAYAAAGPSASAATDECALVEAAGAPVTLVPGEAGNFKITGPDDVRRARALLEAPVATGVGYDTHRFAPGRRLVLGGVEFEGDGLLGHSDADVCAHAIGDAILGAAGLGDLGRHFPDTDPRWKGVSSLALLREIAAKAAERGWRVGNCDVTLAARRPKIAPRAEEMRARLAGALGISPAQVNVKATTGEGMGFVGREEGVAAHAIALLVRAAG; encoded by the coding sequence GTGATCCGCGGCGAGCGCGTGATCGGGATCCTGGCGGCGGGCGGCTCGGGGCAGCGGGCCGGCGTCGCGAAGCAGTGGCTATCCCTGGGCGGCGAGACGGTGCTGCGCCGCTCGGCGCGGGTGCTCGCGGCCTGCGACGCGGTGGACGGGCTGGTGGTGGTGGTCCCGCCCGGCGACGAGGCGCGCGGCGAGGCGGAGGTGGCCGGGCTGGGGAAGCCGGTGCGGGCCGTGGCCGGCGGCCCGGCGCGGGCCGACTCGGTGCGCAACGGGCTCGCCGCCGCCGACGGCGCGGTGGTGCTCGTGCACGACGCCGCCCGGCCGTTCGCGAGCGCGGGGCTGGCGGCGCGGGTGGCCGATGCCGCCGCGCGCGACGGCGCGGCGCTCGCGGCCTTGCCGGCGACCGACACCGTGAAGCGCGCCGAGGCCGGCGCCGCGGTGCCGCGCGTCCTCGAGACGCTGGACCGCCGCACGGTGTGGCTGGCGCAGACGCCGCAGGGCTTCCGCCGCGCGGTGCTCGAGCAGGCCTACGCCGCGGCCGGGCCGTCCGCCTCCGCCGCCACCGACGAGTGCGCGCTGGTGGAGGCGGCCGGGGCGCCGGTCACGCTCGTGCCGGGCGAGGCCGGTAACTTCAAGATCACCGGGCCGGACGACGTGCGCCGCGCCCGCGCGCTGCTCGAGGCGCCGGTCGCGACCGGCGTGGGCTACGACACCCACCGCTTCGCGCCGGGCCGGCGGCTCGTGCTCGGCGGCGTGGAGTTCGAGGGCGACGGCCTGCTCGGCCACTCCGACGCCGACGTCTGCGCGCACGCCATCGGCGACGCCATCCTGGGCGCGGCCGGGCTCGGCGACCTCGGCCGGCACTTTCCCGACACCGACCCGCGCTGGAAGGGCGTCTCCTCGCTGGCGCTGCTCCGCGAGATCGCGGCGAAGGCGGCCGAGCGCGGCTGGCGGGTGGGGAACTGCGACGTGACGCTGGCCGCGAGGCGGCCCAAGATCGCGCCGCGCGCCGAGGAGATGCGCGCGCGGCTGGCCGGCGCGCTCGGGATCTCCCCGGCGCAGGTCAACGTGAAGGCCACCACCGGCGAGGGCATGGGCTTCGTCGGCCGCGAGGAGGGCGTCGCCGCGCACGCGATCGCCCTGCTGGTGCGCGCGGCCGGCTGA
- a CDS encoding CarD family transcriptional regulator produces the protein MSATQATQVAPNFKVGDKAVYPGQGVGEVMGIEHKEVAGQRQSFYVLRILENGMKIMIPMNKVGSVGLREIIGEKDVRRVYGILREKEVSVDSTTWNRRYREYMDKIKTGSVFEIAEVLRDLYLLRSDKDLSFGERKMLDTARSLLIKELAIAKACDEQDVEDDLKKIFNC, from the coding sequence ATGTCCGCAACGCAGGCTACTCAGGTCGCCCCGAATTTCAAGGTCGGGGACAAGGCCGTCTACCCCGGGCAGGGGGTCGGCGAGGTCATGGGCATCGAGCACAAGGAGGTCGCCGGCCAGCGACAGTCGTTCTACGTGCTCCGCATCCTGGAGAACGGGATGAAGATCATGATCCCCATGAACAAGGTCGGCTCGGTCGGCCTGCGCGAGATCATCGGGGAGAAGGACGTCCGCCGCGTCTACGGGATCCTCCGGGAGAAGGAGGTCTCGGTGGACTCCACCACCTGGAACCGCCGCTACCGGGAGTACATGGACAAGATCAAGACCGGCAGCGTGTTCGAGATCGCCGAGGTGCTGCGCGACCTCTACCTGCTCCGGTCGGACAAGGACCTCTCGTTCGGCGAGCGGAAGATGCTCGACACCGCGCGCTCGCTCCTCATCAAGGAGCTCGCCATCGCGAAGGCGTGCGACGAGCAGGACGTCGAGGACGACCTGAAGAAGATCTTCAACTGCTGA
- a CDS encoding DNA internalization-related competence protein ComEC/Rec2, with amino-acid sequence MTRRPLLLPALGLALGVGLGLETSAMPAAALGALPLALVPRLAPLAFGAAGWLAAASARVPPVAPPEGIVELRGRVVGAPDRLEDRVRFPLRTPGGALVEAWAEPTPWPLALGDEVRFRAALRAPGGRRNPGGRDPGERLRAGGAALVALAEGPVVRTAAPAAASRLERARDQLAEAAGRWLPPEQAALVRAIGTGDRAALDPAASASFARSGLAHVLAVSGFHLVVVAFGLERLLRALLLRSDALASRADPRRLAAALTLPCALLYALATGAGAPVARAALAAAVILAGALLDRAPDPLNSLALAAVAVLAAEPAALLDASFQLSFAAVAGLALWATPLRRALPVTRPAPGSWRARLVEPFLSGAAATVAATLATAPVLAFHFRQLPLLGVAANVAAIPLGAALTALAALSAVAAAASPLAAAPFLLAAGPLAAALRAVSDAAAAPRWGAVGLAAPGGWAAAAATALVLAIPALPRRLRLAAGALAAALLLLPGPLRAAAARARGGLEVIFVSVGQGDAALLRLPDGSAVLVDGGGAAGGGPDPGARDLVPLLRDLGVRRLEAVFVSHPHPDHVLGLEAVARAFPVARAFSNGDRGDGPAREVLAALSPIPLAPGEAWERAGVRFEALGGDRTPFAANDASLVLRATYGATSFLFPGDVEAAGEAAAVARGGLRADVVKIPHHGSRTSSTEPFVRAVGARWAVACLGAHNRFGFPHPEPLARWAAAGAEVLRTDEGAVRFLSDGRAVRRVEAGSVLDALATWREQP; translated from the coding sequence GTGACGCGCCGGCCGCTGCTCCTGCCGGCCCTCGGCCTGGCGCTCGGCGTCGGCCTCGGGCTCGAGACCTCGGCGATGCCAGCGGCCGCGCTGGGCGCGCTCCCGCTGGCGCTCGTCCCGCGCCTCGCCCCGCTCGCGTTCGGTGCGGCCGGCTGGCTGGCCGCCGCCTCCGCGCGCGTCCCGCCGGTCGCTCCGCCGGAAGGGATCGTGGAGCTGCGCGGCCGGGTGGTGGGCGCGCCCGATCGCCTGGAGGACCGGGTCCGGTTCCCGCTCCGAACCCCGGGCGGCGCCCTCGTCGAGGCCTGGGCGGAGCCCACCCCGTGGCCGCTCGCGCTCGGCGACGAGGTGCGGTTCCGCGCCGCGCTCCGGGCGCCGGGCGGACGCCGGAACCCCGGCGGCCGCGACCCGGGGGAGCGGCTGCGCGCGGGGGGCGCGGCGCTCGTGGCGCTCGCCGAGGGACCGGTGGTCCGCACCGCGGCGCCCGCGGCCGCCTCGCGGCTCGAGCGTGCCCGCGACCAGCTCGCCGAGGCGGCCGGGCGCTGGCTCCCGCCGGAGCAGGCGGCGCTGGTGCGCGCCATCGGCACCGGCGACCGCGCCGCGCTCGACCCCGCCGCCTCGGCGTCCTTCGCGCGGAGCGGCCTCGCGCACGTGCTGGCCGTGTCCGGCTTCCACCTCGTGGTGGTGGCGTTCGGGCTGGAGCGGCTGCTGCGGGCGCTGCTGCTGCGCAGCGACGCGCTGGCGAGCCGCGCGGATCCCCGGCGCCTCGCCGCCGCGCTCACCCTCCCCTGCGCCCTCCTGTACGCGCTCGCCACCGGCGCCGGGGCGCCGGTGGCCCGGGCCGCCCTCGCCGCCGCCGTCATCCTGGCCGGCGCGCTGCTCGACCGGGCGCCCGACCCGCTCAACTCCCTCGCGCTCGCCGCGGTCGCCGTCCTCGCGGCGGAGCCGGCCGCGCTGCTCGACGCCTCGTTCCAGCTCTCCTTCGCGGCCGTGGCCGGGCTCGCCCTCTGGGCCACCCCGCTGCGACGCGCGCTCCCCGTCACGCGCCCTGCCCCGGGCAGCTGGCGCGCGCGGCTCGTCGAGCCGTTCCTGTCCGGCGCGGCCGCGACGGTGGCCGCCACGCTCGCCACCGCCCCGGTGCTCGCGTTCCACTTCCGCCAGCTCCCGCTGCTCGGGGTGGCGGCGAACGTGGCCGCCATCCCGCTCGGCGCCGCGCTCACCGCCCTCGCGGCCCTCTCCGCGGTGGCGGCCGCCGCGTCGCCGCTGGCGGCGGCGCCGTTCCTGCTCGCGGCCGGCCCGCTCGCCGCGGCGCTGCGGGCGGTCTCGGACGCGGCCGCCGCGCCGCGGTGGGGGGCGGTCGGGCTCGCCGCGCCGGGCGGATGGGCGGCCGCCGCGGCCACCGCGCTCGTCCTCGCGATCCCTGCGCTGCCCCGGCGCCTCCGCCTCGCCGCGGGCGCGCTCGCCGCGGCGCTGCTGCTCCTCCCGGGCCCGCTCCGCGCGGCGGCCGCGCGCGCGCGCGGCGGGCTGGAGGTGATCTTCGTGTCGGTCGGCCAGGGCGACGCGGCGCTGCTCCGGCTGCCGGACGGGAGCGCGGTGCTGGTGGACGGCGGCGGCGCCGCGGGCGGCGGGCCGGATCCGGGCGCGCGCGATCTCGTGCCGCTGCTGCGCGACCTCGGGGTCCGCCGGCTCGAGGCGGTGTTCGTCTCGCACCCGCACCCGGACCACGTGCTCGGGCTGGAGGCGGTGGCGCGGGCCTTCCCGGTGGCCCGCGCGTTCTCGAACGGCGACCGCGGCGACGGCCCGGCGCGCGAGGTGCTCGCCGCGCTCTCGCCGATCCCGCTCGCGCCCGGCGAGGCCTGGGAGCGCGCCGGCGTCCGCTTCGAGGCGCTCGGCGGGGATCGGACGCCGTTCGCCGCGAACGACGCCTCGCTGGTGCTGCGCGCCACCTACGGCGCGACGTCGTTCCTGTTCCCGGGCGACGTCGAGGCGGCCGGCGAGGCGGCGGCCGTCGCGCGCGGCGGGCTCCGCGCCGACGTCGTGAAGATCCCGCACCACGGCTCGCGCACCTCCTCCACCGAGCCGTTCGTCCGCGCGGTCGGGGCCCGGTGGGCGGTGGCGTGCCTGGGAGCGCACAACCGCTTCGGCTTCCCGCACCCGGAGCCGCTGGCGCGCTGGGCCGCGGCGGGCGCCGAGGTGCTCCGCACCGACGAGGGCGCCGTCCGCTTCCTGTCCGACGGGCGGGCGGTCCGGCGCGTGGAGGCCGGCTCCGTGCTGGACGCCCTGGCCACCTGGCGGGAGCAGCCCTAG
- a CDS encoding FHA domain-containing protein, with the protein MRHRLHARVPGLDDAPGIVVAAAMTAGGSQADGIVLAGLPPAALRLLPCEAGVVVEPAVAGARVGGHPVPPGARRLLRPGERATLLGAELALGTPEPGPGTPADHRTRTCAAGILRAGAAGGPAAAGPHLLVLDGASAGARLPLGPDQTIGRSRRADLRLPEAQASRLHARVRVRGGAITVEDLGAKNGLRVNGVAVERGPRALAPGDELELGGCALALVVPPAAPEPPARAAPPAPARPRARPLPRLPRLPRRLAAVLLALSALALAAAGS; encoded by the coding sequence ATGCGCCACAGGCTCCACGCCCGGGTCCCCGGGCTCGACGACGCGCCCGGGATCGTCGTCGCGGCCGCGATGACGGCGGGCGGCTCGCAGGCGGATGGGATCGTCCTCGCGGGCCTCCCCCCCGCCGCGCTGCGGCTGCTTCCCTGCGAGGCCGGCGTGGTGGTGGAGCCCGCGGTGGCGGGCGCGCGCGTGGGCGGTCACCCCGTCCCTCCCGGCGCCCGCCGGCTGCTCCGACCGGGCGAGCGCGCCACGCTCCTCGGCGCGGAGCTCGCGCTGGGGACGCCGGAGCCCGGCCCCGGGACGCCCGCGGACCACCGGACGCGCACCTGCGCGGCCGGGATCCTTCGCGCCGGGGCGGCGGGGGGGCCCGCCGCGGCGGGACCGCACCTGCTCGTGCTCGACGGCGCCTCGGCCGGTGCGCGCCTGCCGCTCGGCCCCGATCAGACCATCGGGCGGAGCCGGCGCGCCGACCTCCGGCTGCCGGAGGCGCAGGCGTCGCGCCTCCACGCGCGCGTCCGGGTCCGCGGCGGCGCGATCACGGTGGAGGACCTCGGGGCGAAGAACGGACTGCGGGTGAACGGGGTGGCGGTGGAGCGCGGCCCCCGCGCGCTCGCCCCCGGCGACGAGCTGGAGCTGGGCGGCTGCGCGCTCGCGCTGGTGGTCCCGCCGGCGGCGCCCGAGCCGCCCGCCCGCGCGGCGCCGCCCGCCCCGGCCCGCCCTCGGGCGCGGCCGCTCCCGCGGCTGCCGCGCCTGCCCCGGCGGCTCGCGGCGGTGCTGCTGGCGCTCTCGGCGCTCGCGCTCGCGGCGGCCGGGTCCTGA
- a CDS encoding adenylosuccinate synthase: MPNVVVVGAQWGDEGKGKIVDLLTQYADVVVRFQGGNNAGHTLVVGGEKTVLHLIPSGILHPGKSCVIGNGVVIDPEVLVLEIDRLKAKGALKDDGQLVVSLDAHVIMPWHKAIDVAREQAMGEGKIGTTGRGIGPTYEDKVARRGLRIRDLLDEARLARKVKERAALAREELARLGAKLELDEPALVKRYAELGRRVAGYATDVSIWLHRALQQGKSLLFEGAQGTMLDVDHGTYPFVTSSNTVAGNAVVGCGLGPTAVDYVLGISKAYSTRVGGGPYPTELKDETGERLRKLGGEYGATTGRPRRTGWLDALALRYAVRVNGLSGIAMTKLDVLTGFDTVKIAVGYRLDGKVLDEMPSDPEVIERCTPVYEELPGWTEKLEHLRTWDDLPPRARAYVKRVEELAGVKVVGCSVGADRGETILVENPFLAR, encoded by the coding sequence ATGCCGAACGTGGTCGTCGTCGGAGCCCAGTGGGGCGACGAGGGCAAGGGCAAGATCGTCGATCTGCTGACCCAGTACGCCGACGTGGTGGTGCGGTTCCAGGGCGGCAACAACGCCGGCCACACGCTGGTGGTCGGGGGCGAGAAGACCGTCCTCCACCTCATCCCGTCCGGCATCCTCCACCCGGGGAAGTCGTGCGTCATCGGGAACGGCGTGGTGATCGACCCCGAGGTGCTGGTCCTCGAGATCGACCGGCTGAAGGCGAAGGGCGCGCTGAAGGACGACGGCCAGCTCGTGGTCTCGCTGGACGCCCACGTGATCATGCCGTGGCACAAGGCCATCGACGTGGCGCGCGAGCAGGCCATGGGCGAGGGCAAGATCGGCACCACCGGCCGCGGCATCGGGCCGACCTACGAGGACAAGGTGGCGCGGCGCGGGCTGCGCATCCGCGACCTGCTCGACGAGGCGCGCCTCGCCCGCAAGGTGAAGGAGCGCGCCGCGCTCGCCCGCGAGGAGCTGGCGCGCCTCGGCGCGAAGCTCGAGCTCGACGAGCCGGCGCTGGTGAAGCGCTACGCCGAGCTGGGCCGCCGCGTCGCCGGCTACGCCACCGACGTGTCGATCTGGCTGCACCGCGCGCTGCAGCAGGGCAAGTCGCTCCTGTTCGAGGGCGCGCAGGGCACCATGCTCGACGTGGACCACGGCACGTACCCGTTCGTCACCAGCTCGAACACGGTGGCCGGGAACGCGGTGGTCGGGTGCGGCCTCGGGCCGACCGCGGTGGACTACGTGCTCGGCATCTCCAAGGCCTACTCCACGCGCGTGGGCGGCGGCCCGTACCCCACCGAGCTGAAGGACGAGACCGGCGAGCGGCTGCGCAAGCTCGGCGGCGAGTACGGCGCCACCACCGGCCGCCCGCGCCGCACCGGCTGGCTGGACGCGCTCGCGCTCCGCTACGCGGTGCGGGTGAACGGGCTCTCCGGCATCGCCATGACGAAGCTCGACGTCCTCACCGGCTTCGACACGGTGAAGATCGCGGTCGGGTACCGGCTCGACGGCAAGGTCCTCGACGAGATGCCGAGCGACCCGGAGGTCATCGAGCGCTGCACGCCGGTGTACGAGGAGCTGCCCGGCTGGACCGAGAAGCTCGAGCACCTGCGCACCTGGGACGACCTGCCGCCGCGCGCCCGCGCCTACGTGAAGCGGGTCGAGGAGCTCGCCGGCGTGAAGGTCGTCGGCTGCTCCGTCGGCGCCGACCGCGGCGAGACCATCCTGGTCGAGAACCCGTTCCTGGCGCGCTGA
- the hisZ gene encoding ATP phosphoribosyltransferase regulatory subunit, with the protein MLDLSLPSGLRDLLPDHSAHLAELSSKLHDVFSRFGYRRVFLPTLERLDVVERGLSPAALADVMKFVEPGSGEVVAIRPDITPQIARLYAARPDALPSPARLCYDGPVLRAREARAGRPREVYQAGVELLGAGGASADAEALVLLARSLERVGLKAPRVEVGHARFAEAVMEAARLPERLRSAAWEALSRKDRAALAAAAAKGRGSAEAREAVPQLAGLFGDGALDRARAIARAVPEAAASLAETEAALRIARRRGVREVAVDLGEARGLGYYTGITFAGYAPGAGAAVARGGRYDGLLARFGRPGPAIGFAVDLEFATQALERVNGRGRGVRPRRASARGGRARARPR; encoded by the coding sequence ATGCTCGACCTCTCGCTCCCGTCCGGCCTCCGCGACCTGCTGCCGGATCACTCGGCGCACCTGGCGGAGCTGTCCTCCAAGCTCCACGACGTCTTCTCCCGCTTCGGCTACCGGCGCGTGTTCCTGCCCACCCTGGAGCGGCTCGACGTGGTGGAGCGGGGGCTCTCGCCCGCGGCGCTCGCCGACGTGATGAAGTTCGTGGAGCCGGGCTCGGGCGAGGTGGTCGCGATCCGCCCGGACATCACCCCGCAGATCGCCCGGCTCTACGCGGCGCGCCCGGACGCGCTGCCGTCGCCCGCGCGGCTCTGCTACGACGGCCCGGTGCTCCGCGCGCGCGAGGCCCGGGCGGGCCGGCCGCGCGAGGTCTACCAGGCCGGCGTCGAGCTGCTGGGCGCCGGGGGCGCCTCCGCCGACGCCGAGGCGCTGGTGCTGCTGGCGCGGTCGCTGGAGCGGGTGGGCCTGAAGGCGCCGCGCGTCGAGGTCGGGCACGCGCGCTTCGCCGAGGCGGTCATGGAGGCGGCGCGGCTGCCGGAGCGGCTCCGGTCCGCGGCGTGGGAGGCGCTCTCGCGCAAGGACCGCGCCGCGCTCGCCGCGGCCGCCGCGAAGGGGCGGGGGAGCGCCGAGGCGCGCGAGGCGGTGCCGCAGCTCGCCGGCCTGTTCGGCGACGGCGCGCTCGACCGCGCGCGCGCCATCGCCCGCGCCGTGCCGGAGGCGGCGGCGTCGCTCGCCGAGACGGAGGCGGCGCTGCGCATCGCGCGGCGTCGCGGCGTGCGCGAGGTGGCGGTGGACCTCGGCGAGGCGCGCGGCCTCGGCTACTACACCGGCATCACGTTCGCCGGGTACGCGCCCGGCGCCGGGGCCGCGGTGGCGCGGGGCGGCCGCTACGACGGGCTGCTCGCCCGCTTCGGTCGGCCCGGGCCGGCCATCGGCTTCGCGGTGGACCTGGAGTTCGCCACCCAGGCGCTGGAGCGGGTGAACGGGCGGGGCCGCGGCGTCCGGCCGCGGCGCGCGTCCGCTCGCGGCGGTCGCGCGCGCGCACGTCCGCGCTAG